A single window of Syntrophus aciditrophicus SB DNA harbors:
- a CDS encoding P-II family nitrogen regulator produces the protein MKLIVAIIQPHKLGEVKEALEAVDVNLMTVSNVLGQGRQKGHTEIYRGTREAGGLLRKVRLDIAVNEDFVERTIEAIVRGAHTGEIGDGKIFVLDLKECVRIGTGEHGSRAIG, from the coding sequence ATGAAACTGATTGTTGCCATCATCCAGCCCCACAAACTGGGGGAAGTGAAGGAGGCCCTCGAGGCGGTGGACGTGAATCTGATGACCGTTTCCAACGTTCTCGGGCAGGGCCGGCAGAAAGGGCATACGGAAATCTATCGGGGAACGCGCGAGGCGGGGGGGCTGTTGCGGAAGGTGCGGCTGGACATCGCCGTCAACGAGGATTTCGTGGAACGGACGATCGAGGCCATTGTCAGGGGCGCCCACACCGGCGAGATCGGCGACGGCAAGATCTTCGTTCTGGACCTTAAGGAGTGCGTCCGGATCGGTACGGGCGAGCACGGATCCAGGGCCATCGGGTAA
- a CDS encoding hybrid sensor histidine kinase/response regulator — translation MKDENKAGEQLLQRLEAMHQRIAELEKWNSQYRRVAEALSKSERALSIEKQIADIFLTCLDEEVYGEVLNVVLKIQRSQYGYFGYIDEDGALVMPSMTLNVWQECQIVQKSIVFPRENWGERLWGRALRERKSFYANGPFSVPEGHVPIQSFLTVPILYRGESIGLLSVANKEGDYTDEDRKIQEGIAGHIAPILHARLQRDRQEKERKRAEEKYQQLFELSSDAIFLIDDEMGRIYEANATTTALYGYTRDELLERKNTDMSAEPSETRAATIGRRTLIPVRWHRKKDGTVFPVEITARHFTWNSRPVHIAAIRDITPRLKVEEEQKRLEERLHRAEKMEALGVMAGGVAHDLNNILGVLVGYSELLLLKMPADSPYRGHIANILESGKKSAAIIQDLLALTRREVAASKVINLNRVVRDYLNTPEFEMLQSLYPGVTFRTDLNPDLLNMNGSPVHLGKMVMNLVSNAVEASCERGEVTSRTENRYLDAPVSGYDDMKEGEHVVLAVSDQGKGIAAEDIGRIFEPFYTKKVMGRRNGTGLGLAVVWGVVKDHGGYIDVRSTEGEGTVFTLYFPVVREEEATEQRKASLLQYQGRGESILVVDDVKEQRELARNMLTTLGYRTAAVSSGEEAVEYLRTSRADLMVLDMIMTPGIDGLETYRRVLEISPGQKAVIVSGYSETERVQEVQKLGAGAYVRKPYLMEKIGMAIRKELDRD, via the coding sequence ATGAAGGATGAAAACAAAGCCGGAGAACAACTTCTCCAGCGGCTGGAGGCAATGCACCAGCGGATTGCCGAACTGGAAAAATGGAATTCCCAGTACAGGCGGGTGGCGGAGGCGCTCAGTAAATCGGAGCGTGCCCTGTCCATCGAGAAACAGATTGCCGATATCTTCCTCACCTGTCTTGATGAGGAGGTCTATGGAGAAGTGTTGAATGTGGTCCTGAAGATCCAACGGAGTCAATACGGCTATTTCGGCTACATCGATGAGGACGGGGCGCTGGTGATGCCGTCCATGACCCTCAATGTCTGGCAGGAGTGCCAGATTGTGCAGAAGAGCATTGTCTTTCCCCGGGAAAACTGGGGCGAACGCCTTTGGGGGCGGGCCCTGCGGGAGCGGAAATCCTTTTATGCCAACGGCCCCTTCTCGGTGCCGGAAGGACATGTCCCGATCCAAAGCTTCCTGACGGTTCCCATTCTCTACCGTGGAGAAAGCATCGGCCTTCTCTCGGTAGCCAACAAGGAAGGAGACTACACGGACGAAGACCGGAAGATCCAGGAAGGAATTGCCGGCCACATTGCCCCGATTCTGCATGCCCGTCTTCAAAGGGACCGGCAGGAGAAGGAACGGAAACGCGCGGAGGAGAAGTACCAGCAGCTTTTCGAGCTGAGCTCGGATGCCATTTTCCTCATCGACGACGAAATGGGGCGGATCTATGAGGCCAACGCCACAACGACCGCTTTGTACGGTTATACACGCGACGAGCTTCTGGAGAGAAAGAACACGGATATGTCCGCTGAACCGTCGGAGACAAGGGCCGCCACGATCGGAAGAAGAACGCTGATCCCTGTCCGCTGGCACCGTAAAAAAGATGGAACGGTTTTTCCCGTGGAAATCACAGCCAGGCATTTTACCTGGAATTCCCGCCCCGTTCACATCGCGGCCATCCGGGACATCACGCCACGTCTGAAAGTTGAAGAGGAGCAAAAGCGACTGGAGGAACGTCTGCACCGCGCCGAAAAGATGGAAGCCCTGGGCGTCATGGCCGGCGGGGTGGCTCACGATCTCAACAATATCCTCGGGGTCCTGGTGGGATACTCGGAACTGCTTCTGCTGAAGATGCCGGCGGACAGTCCGTATCGGGGACATATTGCAAACATCCTCGAATCCGGCAAGAAGAGCGCCGCGATTATCCAGGACCTTCTGGCTCTCACCCGCAGGGAAGTGGCCGCGTCCAAAGTGATCAACCTGAACCGTGTTGTCAGGGATTATCTAAATACGCCGGAATTCGAGATGTTACAATCCCTGTATCCCGGCGTGACCTTCCGAACGGACCTGAATCCGGATCTGCTGAACATGAACGGCTCTCCGGTGCATCTGGGAAAAATGGTCATGAATCTGGTGTCCAATGCCGTGGAGGCTTCCTGCGAAAGGGGAGAAGTGACGAGCCGCACGGAAAACCGGTATCTCGACGCGCCGGTATCCGGATATGACGACATGAAGGAGGGGGAACACGTCGTCCTGGCGGTGTCCGACCAGGGAAAAGGCATCGCCGCCGAGGACATCGGCAGGATTTTCGAGCCGTTCTATACGAAAAAGGTGATGGGAAGAAGAAACGGGACGGGATTGGGGCTGGCCGTGGTCTGGGGAGTCGTGAAGGATCACGGGGGATACATCGACGTGCGGAGCACCGAGGGTGAAGGAACCGTCTTTACGCTTTATTTCCCGGTGGTTCGAGAGGAAGAGGCCACGGAGCAGCGGAAAGCTTCTCTTCTTCAATATCAGGGCAGGGGGGAATCCATTCTGGTCGTGGATGATGTAAAGGAACAGCGGGAACTCGCCCGGAATATGCTGACCACACTGGGCTATCGAACAGCTGCCGTTTCCAGCGGGGAAGAGGCGGTGGAGTACCTGCGGACTTCCAGGGCTGACCTGATGGTTCTGGACATGATCATGACGCCGGGAATCGACGGTCTGGAGACCTACCGCAGAGTCCTGGAAATTTCCCCCGGACAGAAGGCCGTCATTGTCAGTGGATATTCAGAGACGGAAAGAGTACAGGAAGTTCAGAAGCTGGGCGCGGGCGCCTATGTCCGGAAACCTTATCTGATGGAGAAAATCGGAATGGCGATCCGGAAAGAACTGGACCGGGATTGA
- a CDS encoding sigma-54-dependent transcriptional regulator: protein MKKKSEVLVVDDDFAHRTMLKTLISGWGYDVSEADDGQSAIEAVHRRPFDLILMDIRMVRISGIEALEEIRRLNPAIPIILMTAYASVETAVEALKKGAYDYLTKPLDFDELRLVLERGLEHTRLKEENLLLKERLGIRFDRRNIIGRSESMTRLLDLVAQVAPSEATVLLSGESGTGKEVIAAAIHYNSLRKEKPFIKINCAAITETLLESELFGHEKGAFTGADRRKEGKFRQADGGTILLDEVSEMSLAMQVKLLRVLQEREITRVGGDEVIPIDVRVITATNRDLVREIAAGRFREDLYYRLNVVTLQVPPLRERKEDIPLLAAHFLKEFAEKNRKELKGFTPRALDRMLRYSWPGNVRELMNTVERGVVLSRSDYLDESDLSPILLEKESPEENPECAGGNSSLEVVEKETILKTLEEAGGNKSEAARRLGITRRTLHQKLKKYGKM from the coding sequence ATGAAAAAGAAGAGTGAAGTCCTTGTTGTAGATGATGATTTCGCCCACAGGACCATGCTGAAGACCCTGATTTCCGGGTGGGGCTATGACGTTTCGGAGGCCGATGACGGTCAGTCCGCCATCGAAGCCGTCCATCGGCGCCCCTTTGACCTGATCCTCATGGATATACGCATGGTCCGGATCTCCGGGATCGAGGCCCTGGAAGAGATCAGGCGGCTCAACCCGGCCATTCCGATTATCCTCATGACGGCCTACGCCTCCGTGGAAACGGCCGTGGAGGCTCTCAAGAAAGGGGCTTATGACTATCTGACCAAGCCCCTGGACTTTGACGAACTCCGGCTTGTTCTGGAGCGGGGCCTTGAACACACGCGGCTGAAAGAGGAAAACCTGCTCCTGAAGGAGCGGCTGGGAATCCGCTTCGACCGGCGCAATATCATCGGCCGCAGCGAATCCATGACGAGGCTTCTCGATCTGGTGGCCCAGGTGGCCCCTTCGGAGGCGACGGTTCTTCTCAGCGGGGAATCCGGGACAGGAAAAGAGGTTATCGCGGCAGCCATCCATTATAACAGCCTGCGGAAGGAAAAACCGTTCATCAAGATCAACTGTGCCGCCATCACGGAGACACTTCTCGAATCGGAACTCTTCGGCCATGAGAAAGGCGCCTTTACCGGAGCCGATCGCCGCAAGGAGGGAAAATTCCGACAGGCTGACGGAGGAACGATCCTCCTCGACGAGGTGAGCGAAATGTCGCTGGCCATGCAGGTAAAGCTGCTGAGGGTCCTTCAGGAGCGGGAAATCACCCGGGTGGGCGGTGATGAGGTGATCCCCATCGATGTCCGGGTCATTACCGCCACCAACCGGGACCTCGTCCGGGAGATCGCCGCCGGGCGTTTCCGTGAGGATCTCTATTACCGGCTTAATGTGGTGACCCTCCAAGTGCCTCCCCTGCGGGAACGGAAAGAGGATATTCCCCTGCTGGCCGCCCATTTTCTCAAGGAATTCGCCGAGAAGAACCGCAAGGAACTCAAAGGGTTCACCCCTCGGGCGCTGGACCGGATGCTCCGGTACTCCTGGCCCGGCAATGTGCGGGAACTGATGAACACCGTGGAGCGGGGTGTGGTGCTTTCGCGCTCGGACTATCTGGACGAGTCGGATCTCTCTCCCATTCTTCTGGAAAAGGAATCTCCGGAAGAAAATCCGGAATGCGCAGGCGGCAATTCATCACTGGAGGTTGTAGAAAAGGAAACCATCCTGAAAACCCTGGAGGAAGCGGGCGGCAACAAAAGCGAAGCGGCGCGTCGCCTGGGCATCACCCGGCGCACCCTGCATCAGAAACTGAAAAAATACGGAAAAATGTAA
- a CDS encoding ATP-binding protein, with protein MKKSERKLSLRNFWVMIPPWVILGALLLLIPLFGTITLGNIHLERELTTRLLIEKGEALIRSFEAGARTGAGLEWSSFQLRKLLIETARQPGVNHLIIADSQGVILADSDPSMVGELYGWDLDLAAAAQKTQVAWRQIANPQGAETFEVYRGFLPEEGPFPGLGEESASPDNKRPDGNRSRDCVIFVGLDMGPVLAAREQAARNAVITALSLLLIGFAGMISLFLAQGYRSVRGSLSQVKAFSDSLVDHMPIGLVAMDLEEKIMAFNETAEVIFRLSGGDVLGREASGILPDELLEMPDTLDAAGPILEKEMECQLGDGRTVPLEVIATRLQDDEGTLFGYAILFRDLTEVQRLKSEVERSRRLAAIGSLAAGVAHEIRNPLSSIKGFATVLRERHRENPEDQRIADIMISEVERLNRVIGQLLEFSRPLTMNRKDSAIEPILQHTVKMIEEQARKKGIDIRTEFPEGVPDLLIDPDKMTQVFLNLSLNAVNAMDTGGTLSLKISRPEARTIRVDVADTGTGIRPDELGRIFDPYFTTRPSGTGLGLPIAQRIVEAHGGKIAVASQQGKGTVFSVFLPCRETSAGHTDKELSL; from the coding sequence ATGAAAAAAAGTGAAAGAAAACTCTCTTTAAGGAATTTCTGGGTGATGATTCCCCCGTGGGTCATTCTGGGCGCGCTCCTGCTGCTCATCCCGCTTTTCGGCACCATCACCCTGGGAAACATCCACCTGGAAAGGGAACTGACCACCCGCCTGCTGATCGAAAAGGGAGAAGCCCTGATCCGCTCCTTCGAGGCGGGCGCCCGGACCGGCGCCGGTCTGGAGTGGAGCAGCTTCCAGCTCCGGAAGCTTCTCATCGAAACGGCACGCCAGCCGGGTGTGAATCATCTCATCATTGCCGATTCGCAAGGAGTCATTCTGGCGGACAGCGATCCCTCCATGGTGGGCGAATTATACGGGTGGGATCTGGATCTTGCGGCTGCTGCCCAAAAAACTCAGGTCGCCTGGCGGCAGATTGCCAACCCCCAGGGCGCCGAGACCTTCGAGGTCTACCGGGGCTTTCTGCCTGAAGAAGGCCCCTTTCCGGGACTCGGCGAGGAATCCGCCTCTCCCGATAACAAACGCCCGGATGGCAATCGTTCCCGTGACTGTGTTATTTTTGTCGGACTCGACATGGGTCCCGTCCTTGCGGCCCGGGAACAGGCGGCCCGCAATGCCGTCATCACGGCTCTATCGCTTCTGCTCATCGGCTTTGCCGGCATGATCTCCCTATTTCTGGCGCAGGGATACCGGTCGGTCCGAGGCTCCCTTTCCCAGGTCAAGGCCTTTTCCGACAGCCTGGTGGATCATATGCCCATCGGGCTGGTGGCCATGGACCTCGAAGAAAAGATCATGGCCTTCAACGAAACGGCGGAAGTCATTTTCAGGTTGTCTGGCGGGGATGTTCTCGGGCGTGAGGCTTCCGGAATCCTGCCGGACGAGCTTCTGGAGATGCCGGATACCCTGGATGCAGCCGGACCGATTCTGGAAAAGGAGATGGAATGTCAGCTCGGCGACGGCCGGACTGTGCCGCTGGAAGTGATCGCCACACGACTCCAGGACGATGAAGGGACGTTGTTCGGTTACGCCATCCTGTTCCGGGACCTGACGGAGGTGCAGCGCCTGAAAAGTGAAGTGGAACGCAGCCGGCGACTGGCGGCCATCGGCAGTCTTGCCGCCGGCGTGGCTCACGAAATCCGCAATCCCCTGAGCTCCATCAAGGGGTTTGCCACGGTCCTGCGGGAGCGGCATCGGGAGAATCCCGAAGACCAGCGGATCGCGGACATCATGATCTCGGAGGTGGAACGACTGAACCGGGTGATCGGTCAGCTTCTGGAGTTTTCCCGTCCCCTGACCATGAACCGCAAGGATTCGGCCATTGAACCGATCCTCCAGCACACGGTTAAGATGATCGAGGAACAGGCACGGAAAAAAGGCATAGACATCAGGACCGAGTTCCCGGAGGGTGTCCCGGATCTCCTCATCGATCCCGACAAGATGACCCAGGTTTTTCTCAATCTGTCCCTCAATGCCGTCAATGCCATGGATACCGGGGGAACGCTTTCCCTGAAGATCTCCCGGCCTGAGGCGCGCACGATCCGGGTGGATGTCGCCGATACAGGTACGGGAATCCGCCCGGATGAACTGGGTCGGATCTTTGATCCTTATTTTACCACCCGCCCCTCCGGCACCGGTCTGGGACTTCCCATCGCTCAGAGAATCGTCGAGGCCCACGGCGGGAAGATCGCCGTGGCAAGCCAACAGGGAAAGGGGACGGTGTTTTCCGTTTTTCTGCCCTGCCGGGAAACCTCTGCCGGACATACGGATAAGGAGTTGTCTTTATGA
- a CDS encoding Spy/CpxP family protein refolding chaperone encodes MKKLLAVMAVFFLVAVIAVPSYARGWRGHGDGPCRDVTKIPGLNLTVEQKTKLAEMQQAHQKDVKPLHDKIFIRKGDLRLLWQEKSLDEAKIRATEKEIRSLRDQLHEKRTSYKWAVYKMLTPEQREKIRDFGPSGCRLGSDKRPGQGYGRGPGDGFGPGYGPRMMSPGADRTGNK; translated from the coding sequence ATGAAAAAATTACTGGCGGTTATGGCCGTGTTCTTTCTGGTTGCGGTGATTGCCGTTCCCTCGTACGCCCGGGGATGGCGAGGTCATGGAGACGGTCCCTGCAGGGATGTGACCAAAATTCCCGGACTGAACCTGACGGTTGAACAGAAGACGAAGCTGGCGGAGATGCAGCAGGCTCATCAGAAGGATGTCAAGCCTCTGCACGACAAAATTTTCATCCGGAAAGGCGACCTGAGGCTGCTCTGGCAGGAAAAGAGCCTGGATGAGGCGAAAATCAGGGCTACAGAGAAGGAAATCCGGAGTTTGAGGGATCAGCTCCATGAAAAAAGGACCAGCTATAAATGGGCGGTCTATAAAATGCTGACTCCGGAGCAGCGCGAGAAAATCAGGGATTTCGGTCCGTCAGGCTGCCGTTTAGGCTCCGATAAGAGACCCGGTCAAGGGTACGGAAGAGGCCCCGGCGACGGATTCGGTCCGGGTTATGGCCCCCGCATGATGAGTCCGGGAGCGGACAGGACAGGCAACAAGTAA
- a CDS encoding cation-translocating P-type ATPase, giving the protein MNSDLDPKNFPGLSEAEAAKRLKEEGYNELPSSRQRSIWTIAFEVVREPMFLLLVACGIIYLFLGDVHEALMLLGFVFVVMGITLYQERKTERALEALRDLSSPRALVIRNGAERRIAGREVVRGDILVVKEGDRIPADAVLLSCLSLLVDESLLTGESVPVRKSAAPCPDGMKRPGGDDLPFIYSGTLAVQGQCIAQVQAIGIHTEIGKIGRALQNVEPEESLLQRETGRLVRNLAVLGLSLCALVIVVYGLTRGNWLHGFLAGITLAMATLPEEFPVVLTVFLALGAWRISQKRVLTRRVPAVETLGSATVLCVDKTGTLTENRMTVRKLFAQGEYCTIGNSAWPILPESCHQLAEFSILASQIDPFDPMEKAIRHLGDTSLAGTEHLHEDWTLVHEYALSPELLSMSRVWKSPNGRDYIIAAKGSPEAIIDLCHLDRKEAAELSRHISALADEGLRVLGVAEARFEPRALPDGQHDFIFEFLGLIGLEDPVRRTVPESIQECRSAGIRVVMITGDYPGTARNIARQIGLTLNDSLITGPELDSMSDEELQRRISEVNIFARVVPEQKLRIVEALKANGEIVAMTGDGVNDAPALKSAHIGIAMGGRGTDVARESASLVLLDDDFSSIVQAVRLGRRIFDNIRKAMAYIFAIHVPIAGMSLIPVLFKWPLVLMPVHILFLELIIDPACSIVFENEKEEADVMKRPPRNPGEPLLNGRILAISLLQGVSVLCIILAVFIVSLYQDHGERDARALTFTTLIVANLCLILTNRSWSRTILGSLRSPNPALWWVIGGTLLFLGLVLYIPFLQDLFKFDRLHSSDLWLCLTAGIFSILWFEGLKLFNGLRGKR; this is encoded by the coding sequence ATGAACAGCGATCTGGACCCGAAAAATTTCCCCGGCCTCTCTGAAGCCGAAGCAGCCAAAAGATTAAAGGAGGAGGGTTATAATGAACTGCCCTCTTCCCGACAGCGCAGCATCTGGACCATCGCCTTCGAAGTCGTTCGGGAACCGATGTTTCTTCTGCTGGTGGCCTGCGGCATCATCTATCTTTTCCTGGGTGATGTCCATGAAGCGCTGATGCTGCTCGGTTTCGTGTTCGTCGTCATGGGAATCACGCTGTATCAGGAGCGCAAGACGGAGCGGGCCCTGGAGGCGTTGCGTGATCTTTCCAGCCCCCGCGCCCTGGTGATCCGGAATGGCGCCGAAAGGCGGATTGCGGGACGGGAGGTGGTTCGGGGAGACATCCTGGTCGTGAAAGAGGGGGACCGCATTCCAGCCGATGCCGTGCTGCTCTCCTGCCTCAGCCTTCTGGTGGACGAATCCCTGCTTACCGGAGAATCCGTTCCTGTGCGGAAGTCGGCGGCTCCCTGCCCCGACGGAATGAAGCGGCCCGGCGGCGATGATCTGCCCTTTATCTATTCGGGAACCCTGGCGGTGCAGGGTCAGTGCATCGCGCAGGTACAGGCGATCGGCATTCACACTGAAATCGGAAAGATCGGCAGAGCCCTTCAGAACGTTGAGCCGGAAGAATCCCTTCTGCAAAGGGAGACGGGACGACTGGTTCGCAATCTTGCCGTCCTGGGACTCTCCCTTTGCGCCCTGGTCATTGTCGTCTATGGCTTGACGAGAGGGAACTGGCTGCATGGGTTTCTGGCCGGCATCACCCTGGCCATGGCAACTCTTCCCGAAGAATTTCCTGTTGTCCTGACTGTCTTTCTGGCCCTGGGGGCCTGGCGCATTTCGCAGAAGCGCGTGCTCACCCGGCGCGTACCGGCGGTTGAAACGCTCGGCTCGGCCACAGTACTGTGCGTTGACAAGACGGGCACGCTCACCGAAAACCGGATGACCGTTCGTAAGTTGTTCGCTCAGGGCGAATACTGCACGATTGGAAATTCCGCATGGCCCATTCTGCCGGAGTCCTGCCATCAGCTGGCGGAATTCAGCATCCTGGCCAGCCAGATCGACCCCTTCGATCCCATGGAAAAGGCGATCAGGCACCTGGGCGATACCAGCCTGGCAGGAACGGAACATCTCCATGAGGATTGGACGCTGGTCCATGAATACGCCCTTTCCCCGGAGCTGCTTTCCATGTCACGCGTCTGGAAATCCCCGAATGGCCGGGATTACATCATTGCGGCCAAAGGTTCGCCGGAAGCGATTATCGATCTCTGTCATTTAGACCGGAAAGAAGCGGCGGAACTGTCCCGGCACATCAGTGCCCTGGCAGATGAAGGCCTGCGGGTGCTGGGTGTCGCCGAAGCCCGATTTGAACCCCGCGCTCTTCCGGATGGTCAGCATGACTTCATTTTCGAGTTTCTCGGTCTGATCGGCCTGGAAGACCCGGTGAGACGCACGGTCCCGGAATCAATTCAGGAATGCCGGTCGGCCGGCATCCGGGTGGTCATGATAACCGGCGACTATCCCGGCACGGCCCGGAACATCGCCCGGCAGATCGGTCTGACACTGAACGACAGCCTCATTACCGGACCCGAACTGGACTCCATGTCGGATGAAGAATTGCAGCGGCGGATTTCTGAAGTGAATATCTTTGCCCGGGTCGTGCCGGAGCAGAAACTGCGGATCGTCGAAGCCCTCAAGGCTAACGGCGAGATTGTGGCCATGACGGGCGATGGAGTCAATGACGCCCCGGCTTTAAAATCCGCTCACATCGGCATTGCCATGGGGGGCCGTGGCACGGATGTAGCGCGGGAGTCGGCGTCGCTGGTCCTCCTTGACGATGATTTCTCGTCCATCGTGCAGGCCGTTCGACTGGGCCGAAGGATCTTCGACAACATCCGGAAAGCCATGGCCTACATCTTCGCGATTCATGTGCCGATTGCCGGAATGTCCCTGATTCCCGTACTTTTCAAGTGGCCGCTCGTCCTGATGCCGGTACATATCCTGTTTCTGGAATTGATCATTGATCCAGCCTGCTCGATTGTATTTGAAAACGAAAAGGAAGAAGCCGACGTGATGAAGCGCCCCCCCCGCAATCCCGGCGAGCCTTTATTGAATGGCAGGATTCTGGCGATCAGTCTGCTGCAGGGAGTCAGCGTCCTCTGCATTATTCTGGCTGTTTTTATCGTTTCTCTGTATCAGGACCACGGCGAACGCGATGCCCGCGCCCTGACCTTCACCACCCTGATCGTCGCCAATCTCTGCCTGATTCTCACCAACCGCTCCTGGTCGCGAACAATCCTGGGCTCCCTCCGTTCTCCCAATCCGGCGCTGTGGTGGGTGATCGGCGGAACCCTCCTGTTCCTGGGACTGGTTCTTTACATCCCTTTCCTGCAGGATCTGTTCAAATTTGACCGGCTCCATTCCTCCGACCTCTGGCTGTGCCTGACGGCGGGGATCTTCAGCATTCTCTGGTTCGAAGGGCTCAAGCTTTTCAACGGTTTAAGGGGAAAACGTTGA
- a CDS encoding 4Fe-4S dicluster domain-containing protein — MNYQVLQKKDLDEFIRKLSGKMTVVAPVNKGYNNFAFEEVSSAERIALQYIPTILPPKKYFMPQKEKMLDFDISGKIPEDKAVIEYEDIAIFGIHTCDLAGIQCLNMAFSERPRDYNYLIRKDHIFSIGLECNDYCDESASCTLVNAHLPNGGYDLFLSDVGDRFVCHINTHRGAEIAGETGLFQKAAAADLTALDNLRERKRQIFKNEINIAPRFLPEIFEKAMESPVWEEVGSRCVSCGNCTNVCPTCYCFDMFDSINLDMKTGARFRVWDSCQLEPFARVAGGENFREERSERQRHRFFRKFKYPVEKYYRFFCTGCGRCTRTCMARISLKETLNALAKESL; from the coding sequence GTGAACTACCAAGTATTGCAAAAGAAAGATCTGGATGAGTTCATCAGAAAACTCTCCGGAAAGATGACGGTCGTTGCCCCCGTAAACAAAGGATATAACAATTTTGCCTTTGAAGAGGTTTCTTCGGCGGAGAGAATTGCCCTTCAGTATATCCCGACCATTCTCCCTCCGAAAAAATACTTCATGCCCCAGAAAGAGAAAATGCTGGATTTCGATATCAGCGGGAAAATTCCCGAAGATAAGGCGGTCATCGAGTATGAAGACATCGCCATATTCGGAATTCATACCTGCGACCTGGCCGGCATCCAGTGCCTGAACATGGCTTTCAGCGAAAGGCCTCGGGATTACAACTATCTGATCAGAAAGGATCATATCTTTTCCATCGGTCTGGAATGCAACGATTACTGTGATGAAAGCGCCAGTTGCACGCTGGTGAATGCTCACCTTCCCAACGGCGGTTACGATCTCTTTCTTTCCGATGTGGGAGACCGGTTTGTCTGCCATATCAATACCCACCGCGGCGCCGAAATCGCCGGGGAGACCGGGCTGTTTCAGAAAGCAGCGGCCGCGGATCTGACCGCGCTGGATAATTTGCGGGAGCGGAAGAGGCAGATTTTCAAGAATGAAATCAATATCGCCCCCCGGTTTCTTCCTGAAATTTTTGAAAAGGCCATGGAAAGCCCCGTCTGGGAGGAGGTCGGATCCCGGTGCGTATCCTGCGGAAACTGTACAAATGTCTGTCCGACCTGCTACTGCTTCGACATGTTCGATTCGATCAATCTGGATATGAAAACCGGCGCCCGGTTCCGGGTCTGGGATTCGTGTCAGCTCGAACCCTTTGCCAGAGTCGCCGGCGGAGAAAATTTCCGCGAGGAGCGGTCTGAGCGTCAGCGACATCGGTTCTTCAGAAAGTTCAAGTATCCTGTCGAAAAATACTACCGGTTTTTCTGTACGGGTTGCGGCCGTTGCACGAGGACCTGCATGGCCCGCATCAGCCTCAAAGAAACTTTAAACGCCCTTGCAAAGGAAAGTTTATGA
- a CDS encoding FAD/NAD(P)-binding protein has product MKEEIVNSNWKLRKGEIIAAKQMTSAEKWFDIKLDDGELDHEPGQFVQVELFGIGEVPISICSSPTKKGSFELCVRAAGRVTNEMHKLDVGNYVGIRGPFGRPFPVRVMAGNDLFFVAGGLGIAPLRSLINYVMDNRKDFGKVDILLGCRTPQDMLFGDEVAGWEKRLDVNFSCTVDRGGPDWTGNVGLITTLIPGVTIIPERTFSVVVGPPVMYKFVINELLKKDLPERQIILSLERHMKCGMGKCGHCQIDHPKNYYCCKDGPTFSYDEVKEAKKL; this is encoded by the coding sequence ATGAAAGAGGAAATCGTAAATTCAAACTGGAAGCTGAGAAAAGGGGAAATCATCGCCGCAAAACAGATGACATCCGCTGAAAAGTGGTTTGACATCAAACTGGACGACGGCGAGTTGGACCATGAACCGGGGCAGTTTGTTCAGGTCGAACTTTTCGGAATCGGGGAGGTTCCCATTTCCATCTGTTCTTCCCCGACGAAGAAAGGTTCTTTTGAACTGTGTGTCAGGGCTGCCGGCCGGGTAACCAATGAAATGCATAAACTGGATGTGGGGAATTATGTCGGCATCCGCGGACCTTTCGGGAGACCTTTCCCCGTCAGGGTGATGGCGGGAAACGATCTTTTCTTTGTAGCCGGCGGGCTCGGCATCGCGCCCTTGCGCTCCCTGATCAATTACGTCATGGATAACCGTAAGGATTTCGGCAAAGTGGACATCCTGCTGGGATGCCGGACACCTCAGGATATGCTTTTCGGCGATGAAGTCGCAGGGTGGGAAAAAAGACTTGATGTGAATTTCAGTTGCACCGTCGACCGGGGAGGCCCGGACTGGACGGGGAATGTAGGCCTCATTACAACCCTGATCCCCGGTGTGACCATCATTCCGGAAAGAACTTTCTCCGTCGTTGTCGGTCCGCCCGTCATGTACAAATTCGTTATCAACGAACTTCTGAAAAAGGATCTTCCCGAGAGACAGATCATCCTTTCCCTCGAGAGGCATATGAAATGCGGCATGGGAAAATGCGGGCACTGTCAGATCGATCATCCGAAGAATTATTATTGCTGTAAAGATGGTCCCACATTCAGCTACGACGAAGTGAAGGAAGCGAAGAAACTTTAA